In Candidatus Eisenbacteria bacterium, one genomic interval encodes:
- a CDS encoding class I SAM-dependent methyltransferase, with protein sequence MTTSTPREWDATAYHHLAQPQYEWAVRRLSSLDLTGDETVLDAGCGSGRVTERLLERLPRGRVIALDASRNMIEAAREYLTPAFADRVRFIHSDLLTFELDTSVDAVFSTAVFHWVLDHDRLFRRLHDVLRPGGRLHAQCGGGANVLRIRERCAEILSREPYAEHFARWREPWLFEGPEGAAVRLRAAGFVNVKTHLEGVTPVLPDAPTYRAFLASVVCASYVEVLPPELGERYLDAMTAAGENDSPPWSLDYVRLNLSATRPG encoded by the coding sequence GTGACGACCAGCACGCCCCGGGAATGGGATGCGACGGCCTACCACCATCTCGCGCAGCCCCAGTACGAGTGGGCGGTGCGGCGGCTGTCATCGCTGGATCTCACGGGCGACGAGACGGTCCTCGACGCCGGCTGCGGGAGCGGCCGGGTCACCGAGCGTCTGCTCGAGCGGCTGCCGCGGGGGCGAGTGATCGCGCTCGACGCATCGCGGAACATGATCGAGGCTGCTCGCGAATACCTGACGCCGGCGTTCGCCGATCGCGTCCGTTTCATCCATTCCGATCTGCTGACCTTCGAGCTCGACACCTCGGTGGATGCGGTGTTCAGCACCGCGGTATTCCATTGGGTGCTCGATCACGACCGGCTGTTCCGCCGCCTCCACGACGTGCTCCGCCCTGGTGGCCGGCTCCACGCGCAGTGTGGAGGAGGCGCGAACGTGTTGCGGATCCGCGAGCGCTGCGCGGAGATCCTGTCGCGGGAGCCCTATGCGGAGCACTTCGCGCGATGGCGGGAGCCGTGGCTCTTCGAGGGACCCGAAGGAGCCGCCGTCCGTCTGCGGGCGGCGGGCTTCGTGAACGTGAAGACCCACCTCGAAGGGGTGACCCCGGTGCTGCCGGACGCGCCGACGTACCGCGCGTTCCTGGCGTCCGTGGTCTGCGCGTCCTATGTCGAGGTGTTGCCGCCCGAGCTGGGCGAGCGCTATCTCGACGCCATGACGGCGGCGGGTGAGAACGATTCCCCGCCCTGGTCCCTCGATTACGTGCGGCTGAACCTCTCCGCCACGCGGCCGGGCTGA
- a CDS encoding Rieske 2Fe-2S domain-containing protein produces the protein MSAPVRVLADARRLGEGQGLRFAIVIEGVDYPAFAVRYRGAVHGYLNVCRHQSLELDFGDAHFFDDDYDALVCCHHGARYRPETGECVVGPCAGARLTALRFEEKDGGLWCLGLATRAH, from the coding sequence TTGAGCGCGCCGGTGCGGGTGCTCGCCGACGCTCGAAGACTCGGCGAAGGCCAGGGCCTGCGGTTCGCGATCGTCATCGAAGGTGTCGACTACCCGGCGTTCGCGGTGCGCTACCGCGGCGCGGTCCACGGCTACCTCAACGTCTGCCGCCACCAGTCGCTCGAGCTCGACTTCGGCGACGCCCACTTCTTCGACGACGACTACGATGCCTTGGTGTGCTGCCACCACGGGGCGCGCTACCGGCCCGAGACCGGGGAATGCGTGGTGGGACCCTGTGCCGGCGCCCGGCTCACCGCGCTCCGCTTCGAGGAGAAGGACGGCGGCCTATGGTGCCTTGGCCTCGCCACCCGCGCGCACTGA
- a CDS encoding NTP transferase domain-containing protein, producing MIVGVLLAAGSSTRMGRDKALVRSRGRSFTARGLHHLWSACDAVVIVLGARAPAIRAAIESEFERLVASKEMRRDLAAARRHGARGLEARFVVNRAWRAGMLGSVRAGLKAALRFRPESILVLPVDHPQIQSRTVQALAMTMREALGAFARAPREQGGFAYALVPRHRRRRGHPLALSAGLARAIVLDRGAADLSDAVRRNSRLVGYLDTADPGILDNRNAPSRR from the coding sequence ATGATCGTGGGTGTCCTGCTGGCGGCCGGCAGCTCGACCCGCATGGGTCGCGACAAGGCCCTGGTGCGGAGTCGCGGGCGTTCGTTCACCGCTCGCGGGCTTCATCACCTCTGGAGCGCCTGTGACGCCGTGGTCATCGTGCTCGGGGCGCGGGCGCCGGCGATCCGCGCCGCGATCGAGTCCGAGTTCGAGCGCCTGGTCGCAAGCAAGGAGATGCGCCGCGATCTGGCCGCGGCGCGCCGCCATGGTGCGCGAGGTCTCGAGGCGCGCTTCGTGGTCAACCGCGCGTGGCGTGCGGGCATGCTGGGCTCGGTGCGAGCGGGGCTCAAGGCCGCGCTGCGCTTTCGGCCCGAGTCCATCCTGGTGCTTCCGGTGGATCATCCGCAAATCCAGTCGCGCACCGTGCAGGCGCTGGCGATGACGATGCGCGAGGCGCTCGGCGCTTTCGCTCGCGCCCCGCGTGAGCAAGGCGGCTTCGCTTACGCGCTGGTGCCTCGTCATCGCCGGCGCCGAGGCCACCCGCTCGCGCTGTCCGCGGGGCTCGCGCGCGCGATCGTGCTCGACCGCGGCGCCGCGGATCTGAGCGACGCGGTGCGGCGTAATAGTCGCCTGGTCGGTTATCTCGACACCGCCGATCCGGGGATCCTCGACAACCGCAACGCCCCTTCGAGGCGATGA
- the xdhC gene encoding xanthine dehydrogenase accessory protein XdhC, whose protein sequence is MAEPRFDVWEVLGEWRRAGRRFVMATVIETRGFTPRKGGARMLIASDGETWGTIGGGAIEREVLERSRALLAGETATLVKRHLTQELGMCCGGEMSVFLELIAPAPELKVFGAGYIAKPLAAIAAGCGFDVTVVDDRPEWANEERFPSARVHRGAAEDYARAWSTRGDEFAVVVTHDHALDQRLVQVLLERPLRFLGMVGSIPKQRKFALRLKARGYTAEQIGRLHTPLGIDIGAQTPEEIAVSIAAQLVAVRHGRPIPSLSSMPVPLAAKGAAAEPTEPAEP, encoded by the coding sequence ATGGCTGAGCCGCGGTTCGACGTGTGGGAGGTGCTGGGCGAGTGGCGTCGCGCCGGCCGCCGCTTCGTGATGGCCACCGTGATCGAGACCCGCGGCTTCACGCCCCGAAAGGGTGGCGCGCGAATGCTGATCGCGAGCGATGGCGAGACCTGGGGCACGATCGGCGGGGGCGCCATCGAGCGCGAGGTGCTGGAGCGGTCGCGCGCGCTGCTGGCCGGCGAGACCGCCACGCTGGTCAAACGCCATCTCACCCAGGAGCTCGGCATGTGCTGCGGCGGCGAGATGAGCGTCTTCCTGGAGCTGATTGCGCCGGCGCCCGAGCTCAAGGTGTTCGGCGCCGGCTACATCGCCAAGCCGCTGGCCGCGATCGCGGCGGGATGCGGGTTCGACGTGACGGTCGTGGACGACCGCCCCGAGTGGGCGAACGAGGAGCGCTTCCCGAGCGCGCGCGTGCATCGCGGCGCGGCCGAGGACTACGCGCGCGCCTGGTCGACCCGCGGCGACGAGTTCGCGGTCGTCGTTACTCACGATCATGCGCTGGATCAGCGCCTGGTCCAGGTGCTGCTCGAGCGCCCGCTCCGTTTCCTCGGCATGGTCGGCAGCATCCCGAAGCAGCGGAAGTTCGCGCTGCGTCTCAAGGCGCGCGGTTATACCGCCGAGCAGATCGGCCGTCTCCACACGCCGCTCGGCATCGACATCGGGGCGCAGACGCCGGAGGAGATCGCGGTGAGCATCGCCGCGCAGCTGGTGGCGGTGCGGCACGGAAGGCCGATTCCTTCGCTGTCCAGCATGCCCGTCCCCCTCGCCGCAAAGGGCGCGGCGGCAGAGCCGACGGAGCCGGCTGAGCCGTGA
- a CDS encoding (2Fe-2S)-binding protein: MRVNGEERDCAVTPNTTLLEALRYGLGLTGSKQGCDKGDCGACTVEVEGEAILACISLALAYHDGPAITTIEGVAERGQPHPLQDAFDLTGAAQCGFCTPGILMSAWALLRKNPNPTRQEIAQALSGNLCRCTGYTKIFEAVERAAETLRQRGRA; this comes from the coding sequence TTGCGCGTGAACGGGGAAGAGCGCGATTGCGCCGTGACCCCGAACACCACGCTGCTCGAGGCCCTGCGCTACGGGCTGGGGCTGACCGGGTCCAAGCAGGGGTGCGACAAGGGCGATTGCGGCGCCTGCACCGTGGAGGTCGAGGGCGAGGCGATCCTGGCCTGCATCTCGCTGGCGCTCGCCTACCATGATGGTCCTGCCATCACCACGATCGAGGGGGTGGCCGAGCGCGGACAGCCGCATCCACTCCAGGACGCCTTCGATTTGACCGGCGCGGCCCAGTGCGGGTTCTGCACCCCGGGAATTCTCATGAGTGCCTGGGCGCTGCTTCGCAAGAACCCGAACCCGACCAGGCAGGAGATCGCCCAGGCCCTCTCGGGAAATCTCTGCCGATGCACCGGCTATACGAAGATCTTCGAAGCGGTCGAGCGCGCCGCCGAGACGCTGCGCCAGAGGGGCCGCGCATGA
- a CDS encoding xanthine dehydrogenase family protein molybdopterin-binding subunit, translating to MSRRSRDPGSKEIPAGRLMPGEERLTPPSWPAGRSGPPHGTFSTIGKRNRKVEGLAKVTGQAIYADDITLPRMLHGKLLRSVHAHARIVSIDASRALRMNGVHAVITGKDLPQYYGIIPWTQDEQALCEEKARYVGDAIAAVAAESELIAEEALEAIRVEYEPLPSVNDIDSALAHPEWKVNEKAKEGNISKHVLLEFGDVEDGLKDSDAVIEAEYWYEGSTHTPIEPHCAIAHMDPTGFLTLWSSTQVAHYLHRDLARVLGLPTQRIRVIQPVVGGAFGGKSEPFSLEFCAAKLSMITGRPVKILYTREEVFYAHRGRHPMRLRYRCGVKKDGTLTAIDAKIAIDGGAYSSFGLVTTYYSGQLLTAPYSMPAYRFDSTRVFTNKPCCGPKRGHGSVQPRFAFECQLDKLAEAISMDPIELRRRNHIGEHTRTVNGMRVTSNGFMQCLDQVEKASDWRRKFRRLPYGQGVGVAGSMYISGTNYCIYPNEMPQSGVQLKLDRSGRATVFCGASDIGQGSDSILAYIVCEELGLELGDVRVVAADTDLTPVDLGSYSSRETFMVGNACMDAARKLRVEVCATLAGIWGCAPHEISLASGVAAWVRDPEKHAMSVKEAFQKTEARIGTLGSVGWYQSPKLGGDYRGGTIGASPAYSFTAHVAEVECDVETGFVTVKKLWIAHDCGRALSPVAVEGQMEGSAYMGFAEALMEEQVFKAEAPHHGPGLHHGPSLLDYRIPTSLDCPEFESLIVESVDPEGPYGAKEAGEGPLHPSIPAIANAIHDALGIRCDRLPFHPPRVLSLLRQGDPRAQWERARGQVRGAALEQARRR from the coding sequence ATGAGCCGCCGGTCCCGCGATCCCGGTTCCAAGGAGATCCCGGCGGGCCGGCTGATGCCGGGCGAGGAGCGGCTCACGCCGCCGTCGTGGCCAGCGGGACGCTCCGGTCCACCGCATGGCACCTTCAGCACCATCGGCAAGCGCAACCGCAAGGTCGAAGGACTCGCCAAGGTCACCGGCCAGGCGATCTACGCCGACGACATCACGCTGCCGCGGATGCTCCACGGCAAGCTGCTGCGCAGCGTGCACGCCCACGCACGCATTGTTTCGATCGATGCATCTCGCGCGCTGCGCATGAATGGCGTTCACGCAGTGATCACCGGAAAGGATCTTCCCCAGTACTACGGGATCATCCCCTGGACCCAGGACGAGCAGGCGCTGTGCGAGGAGAAGGCCCGCTACGTGGGCGATGCCATCGCCGCCGTCGCCGCCGAGAGTGAGTTGATCGCCGAGGAGGCGCTCGAGGCGATCCGGGTGGAGTACGAGCCGCTGCCGTCGGTCAACGACATCGACAGCGCGCTCGCGCACCCGGAATGGAAGGTCAACGAGAAGGCCAAGGAAGGCAACATCTCGAAGCACGTGCTGCTCGAGTTCGGTGACGTCGAAGACGGGCTGAAAGACAGCGACGCCGTGATCGAGGCCGAGTACTGGTACGAAGGCTCGACCCATACGCCGATCGAGCCGCATTGCGCGATCGCCCACATGGACCCGACGGGCTTCTTGACCTTGTGGTCGAGCACCCAGGTGGCGCACTACCTGCATCGCGACCTGGCGCGTGTCCTGGGCCTGCCGACGCAGCGAATCCGGGTGATTCAGCCGGTGGTGGGCGGCGCCTTCGGCGGCAAGAGCGAACCGTTCTCGCTCGAGTTCTGCGCCGCGAAGCTGTCGATGATCACAGGGCGTCCGGTGAAGATCTTGTACACCCGGGAGGAAGTGTTCTACGCGCATCGCGGGCGGCACCCCATGCGGCTTCGCTATCGATGTGGAGTGAAGAAAGACGGCACGCTGACCGCGATCGACGCGAAGATCGCGATCGACGGCGGGGCGTATTCGTCGTTCGGTCTCGTCACGACGTATTACTCGGGGCAGCTCCTGACGGCGCCGTACTCGATGCCCGCGTACCGTTTCGACTCGACGCGAGTGTTCACCAACAAGCCCTGCTGCGGGCCCAAGCGCGGCCACGGGTCGGTGCAGCCGCGCTTTGCCTTCGAGTGTCAGCTCGACAAGCTCGCGGAAGCGATCTCGATGGATCCCATCGAGCTGCGCCGCAGGAATCACATCGGCGAGCACACGCGCACGGTGAACGGCATGCGCGTGACGTCGAATGGTTTCATGCAGTGTCTCGATCAAGTCGAGAAGGCCTCGGACTGGAGGCGCAAGTTTCGGCGCCTGCCCTACGGCCAGGGAGTCGGCGTCGCGGGCAGCATGTACATCAGCGGCACCAACTACTGCATCTACCCGAACGAGATGCCCCAGTCCGGCGTCCAGCTCAAGCTCGACCGCTCGGGACGCGCCACGGTCTTCTGCGGCGCATCGGATATCGGCCAGGGCTCGGATTCCATCCTTGCCTACATCGTGTGCGAGGAGCTGGGTCTCGAGCTCGGCGATGTGCGGGTGGTCGCGGCCGACACCGACCTCACCCCGGTGGATCTCGGCTCGTATTCGAGCCGCGAGACCTTCATGGTCGGCAATGCCTGCATGGACGCGGCGCGGAAGCTCAGGGTTGAAGTGTGCGCCACGCTGGCCGGGATCTGGGGATGCGCCCCCCACGAGATCTCGCTGGCGTCCGGCGTGGCGGCCTGGGTCCGCGACCCCGAGAAGCACGCCATGAGCGTGAAGGAAGCGTTCCAGAAGACCGAGGCCCGCATCGGCACGCTCGGCTCGGTCGGGTGGTACCAGAGCCCCAAGCTCGGCGGCGACTACCGCGGCGGCACGATCGGCGCATCGCCGGCCTATTCCTTCACGGCGCACGTCGCCGAGGTCGAGTGCGACGTCGAAACCGGATTCGTGACGGTGAAGAAGCTCTGGATCGCCCACGACTGTGGCCGCGCGCTGAGCCCGGTCGCGGTGGAGGGCCAGATGGAGGGCAGCGCCTACATGGGCTTCGCCGAGGCGCTGATGGAGGAGCAAGTCTTCAAGGCCGAGGCGCCGCATCACGGCCCGGGTCTCCATCACGGTCCTTCGCTGCTCGATTACCGGATCCCGACATCGCTCGACTGCCCGGAGTTCGAATCGCTGATCGTCGAGTCGGTCGATCCCGAAGGCCCCTACGGCGCCAAGGAAGCAGGCGAAGGTCCGCTCCACCCCAGCATTCCCGCGATCGCCAACGCCATCCACGACGCGCTCGGCATTCGCTGCGACCGGCTGCCGTTCCATCCGCCTCGCGTGCTGAGTCTCCTGAGACAGGGAGATCCGCGCGCGCAGTGGGAGCGGGCCCGTGGGCAAGTCCGCGGCGCGGCGCTCGAGCAGGCGAGGAGACGCTGA
- a CDS encoding FAD binding domain-containing protein — protein MLTLPRFEWRQPGSVEEALSLLSDQPGEALLVAGGTDAVPNLKHRLHEPRRVVHLGRVEELRFLRETPEGLDLGPRVTLAELSEHPFVRRHHSSLAKAAGLVAGPQLRAMGTVGGNLCLDTRCTYYNQTHFWREALGFCLKKDGIHCHVVPQGKRCVAAHSSDVAPVLITLEATVEITGRSGSRVIPVEEFFVGDGIHNNVLRPDEMVTRIHVPARSRDLQVGYQKLRPRNAIDFPMLSVAFAARGNSRCESARLVVSALAAKPRSIGGLESLVMGHPLDAERREAIAQAAYKQCRPQTSVPYDADWRHEMVPVFVKRAMAEATGEARHG, from the coding sequence ATGCTCACGCTCCCGCGCTTCGAGTGGCGCCAGCCAGGCTCGGTCGAAGAGGCGCTGTCGCTGCTCTCGGATCAGCCAGGCGAAGCCTTGCTGGTGGCGGGAGGCACCGACGCGGTGCCGAATCTCAAGCATCGGCTGCACGAGCCACGTCGTGTGGTTCACCTGGGACGAGTCGAGGAGCTGCGCTTCCTGCGCGAGACTCCGGAAGGGCTCGATCTCGGGCCGCGAGTCACACTCGCCGAGCTGAGCGAGCATCCGTTCGTGCGGCGGCACCACTCCTCGCTGGCCAAGGCCGCGGGGCTCGTGGCCGGGCCGCAGCTCCGCGCGATGGGCACGGTGGGCGGCAACCTGTGCCTCGACACGCGCTGCACGTACTACAACCAGACGCATTTCTGGAGGGAAGCACTGGGGTTCTGCCTCAAGAAGGACGGCATTCACTGCCACGTCGTCCCCCAGGGCAAACGTTGTGTCGCGGCGCACTCTTCGGACGTGGCGCCGGTGCTCATCACGCTCGAGGCCACGGTGGAGATCACGGGACGCTCCGGCTCGCGCGTCATTCCCGTCGAGGAGTTCTTCGTCGGCGACGGCATTCACAACAACGTGCTCAGACCCGATGAGATGGTCACGCGCATCCATGTGCCCGCGCGATCTCGCGATCTCCAGGTCGGGTACCAGAAGCTACGGCCGCGGAACGCCATCGATTTCCCGATGCTGTCGGTGGCCTTCGCGGCGCGCGGCAACAGCCGCTGCGAGAGCGCGCGCCTCGTGGTCAGCGCGCTCGCGGCCAAGCCGCGATCGATCGGCGGGCTCGAGTCCTTGGTGATGGGGCATCCACTCGACGCCGAGCGTCGCGAGGCGATCGCTCAGGCCGCCTATAAACAATGCCGTCCGCAGACCAGCGTGCCGTACGACGCCGATTGGCGTCACGAGATGGTGCCGGTGTTCGTGAAGCGGGCGATGGCCGAGGCGACCGGCGAGGCGCGCCATGGCTGA
- a CDS encoding beta-propeller fold lactonase family protein — MRKAGTMLLMLAAVDAGVAAADLLVVLNKSDHQAVLIDPETLATLAKIPTGQGPHEVAVSPDGRTAYVANYGMFAVFREGQRQDHPGNTISVIDLDRRAVRDTFDLGAYTKPHGLWVSKDGQLLWATCEGAQAVLELDAATGAIRKAWKTEQDVSHMLVPTPDEKKLYIANIRSGSVTVIERATDRVRSLATGEGAEGIDVTPDGREVWVTNRGAHTVAVIATADDSIVTRFESGGQMPIRVKFTPSGREAWISNARSNTVTVFDVRERRLLATVEVGAVPVGIQMTPDGRRAFVANTNDDQVTLLSIADRKVLKAFAPGNEPDGMAWVRRAKGKSVRAGGEAKAP, encoded by the coding sequence ATGAGAAAGGCTGGGACCATGCTCCTGATGCTCGCCGCCGTCGATGCCGGCGTGGCGGCCGCCGACCTGCTGGTGGTGCTCAACAAGTCCGATCACCAGGCCGTGCTCATCGATCCCGAGACGCTCGCGACCCTCGCGAAGATCCCGACCGGCCAGGGGCCGCACGAAGTCGCGGTGTCGCCGGACGGTCGAACCGCGTACGTCGCCAACTACGGCATGTTCGCGGTGTTCCGCGAAGGCCAGCGCCAGGATCACCCGGGCAACACGATCAGCGTCATCGACCTCGATCGCCGCGCCGTGCGCGATACCTTCGACCTCGGCGCCTATACCAAACCGCATGGCTTGTGGGTCAGCAAGGACGGCCAGCTGCTATGGGCCACGTGCGAGGGGGCGCAGGCCGTGCTGGAGCTCGACGCCGCGACCGGCGCGATCCGCAAGGCCTGGAAGACGGAGCAGGACGTCAGCCACATGCTGGTGCCGACGCCCGACGAGAAGAAGCTCTACATCGCCAACATCCGCTCCGGCAGCGTCACCGTGATCGAGCGGGCCACCGACCGGGTGCGCAGTCTCGCCACGGGCGAAGGCGCCGAAGGCATCGACGTCACGCCCGACGGCCGCGAGGTGTGGGTGACGAACCGCGGCGCCCATACGGTCGCGGTGATCGCCACCGCCGACGACTCGATCGTCACTCGCTTCGAGAGCGGAGGCCAGATGCCGATCCGCGTCAAGTTCACGCCCAGTGGCCGCGAGGCGTGGATCTCCAACGCCCGCAGCAACACCGTGACGGTCTTCGACGTGCGTGAGCGGCGCCTGCTCGCCACGGTGGAAGTGGGCGCCGTGCCGGTCGGCATCCAGATGACGCCCGACGGACGGCGCGCGTTCGTCGCCAACACCAACGACGATCAGGTCACGCTGCTGTCGATCGCGGACCGCAAGGTGCTGAAGGCGTTCGCCCCGGGCAACGAGCCCGACGGCATGGCCTGGGTGCGGCGCGCCAAGGGCAAATCAGTGCGCGCGGGTGGCGAGGCCAAGGCACCATAG